A genomic segment from Montipora foliosa isolate CH-2021 chromosome 9, ASM3666993v2, whole genome shotgun sequence encodes:
- the LOC137971716 gene encoding uncharacterized protein: MSFDSFQALCRILSPFMAKRNTRFRAAVPIEKRVAIGLWRLGTGESYRSTFITFGVGKCTALNIVHDFIRALFHVREDYISFPTNGRELGNVMNKFELKYGLPQVAGVIDGSHVKIKAPQEDHEAYYNRKQCYSIVLQGVTDSECKFLDASAGYPGSVHDARIFRRSDLFRQISTGDIMGGTRVINNVNVRPYLIGDTAYPLRPYLLTAYHSGRLTPPQQRFNKVLTKLRVVVERAYGKLKMRWRCILKELEDDTQRVADITLACCILHNFCIIMGDDFDDSDEDESSDDDHDDGREDDDEGQEIRDGPLEK; the protein is encoded by the coding sequence ATGAGCTTCGATTCCTTTCAAGCCCTTTGTCGCATTCTGTCGCCATTTATGGCAAAAAGAAACACTCGCTTCCGTGCAGCGGTACCGATAGAGAAGCGTGTGGCAATTGGACTGTGGCGTCTAGGAACTGGAGAAAGTTATCGCTCTACATTTATTACGTTTGGTGTAGGAAAATGCACTGCGCTTAACATTGTTCACGATTTCATTCGTGCTCTGTTTCACGTCAGAGAAGATTACATCTCTTTTCCGACCAATGGAAGGGAATTAGGAAACGTAATgaacaaatttgaattaaaatatGGCTTACCTCAGGTCGCAGGCGTTATTGATGGGAGCCACGTAAAAATTAAAGCCCCTCAAGAGGATCACGAAGCATATTATAACCGAAAGCAATGTTATTCGATTGTTCTACAGGGAGTAACTGACTCAGAATGCAAGTTTTTAGACGCTAGTGCGGGGTACCCTGGAAGTGTTCATGATGCGAGGATTTTTCGTCGAAGCGATCTTTTCAGGCAAATTTCTACGGGTGATATAATGGGAGGGACTAGGGTCATCAACAATGTAAACGTAAGGCCGTATTTGATTGGGGACACTGCCTACCCCCTACGTCCTTACCTCTTGACGGCCTACCACAGCGGACGCTTAACCCCACCCCAACAAAGATTTAACAAGGTGCTTACGAAGCTACGGGTGGTTGTGGAAAGAGCTTACGGAAAATTGAAGATGCGTTGGCGATGCATTCTAAAGGAATTAGAGGATGACACTCAAAGAGTGGCAGATATCACACTAGCTTGCTGCATTTTACACAATTTCTGTATCATCATGGGAGACGATTTCGATGATTCTGATGAGGATGAAAGCAGTGATGACGATCATGACGATGGACGAGAAGATGATGACGAAGGTCAGGAgataagggacggaccattagaaaagtga